Proteins found in one Pseudodesulfovibrio sp. S3 genomic segment:
- a CDS encoding PAS domain S-box protein, which translates to MLKRIVHLIPLLAGLVVVVVVTIGYRADQENHAQKVRAQVVHALTTVKSQLEIRFESTFQLVNSLKAFLQVNPEMDQAEFQKIVEILLAGRNAVRSLQLAKNDIISHAYPADEREHAFGRAIPLSGSAALRVSAIRAKGTGQVQILVSNPRSPDRSEVVVLTPVLLSEADGSARYWGLISVTLDSGAFYLGSEFVAFEPEVMLALRKPESSPARDLVLAGDPVVFDMDPIVEDIHFPSGHWQLAAAPGTGRTFSPYGVYILTFGGLLVLLLPASFWAVMVMILGRLKDRERYYQLIHNAKSIILRIDMSGEIDFCNEYAEEFYGYAPGELLGKPFVGTLIPRKDAEGQSMRRYLNRLLKNPLDHSFDETMSLRKNGEIVWVAWANDSVLSRDGAMVGVLCVGTDITDRKLMEETLRQREKQYRLLAENVTDIIWGVDADSRFTYVSPSDEVIRGFKRYDVLGRPIQDFLSTGSRTRFNDVLTVLNDQVEQGDFHASITEDMEFLCVDGSTVWLESRVGVLLNDEGDRIGLQGVSRDITDRKLAETLRDDMERMARHDLKTPLGAVVGLPEEIRRMGGLTTPQAVMLDTIEKAGDTMLHLINRSLDLYKMECGTYVLERTTVDVLQVIERIKVEALSHIREKGISVGIEAGNGQFSKAFPITVDKELFKSMLSNLIRNALEASPESGSISILLEKGENVTIRIRNQGEVPWVVRETFFDKYSTSNPSRGSGLGTYSARLIARTHGGDITLDAGHTGETCVVVTLPLRG; encoded by the coding sequence ATGCTCAAGCGCATAGTTCACCTGATTCCCCTGCTCGCCGGTCTGGTCGTGGTAGTGGTAGTCACCATCGGCTACAGGGCCGACCAGGAAAACCACGCTCAAAAGGTCCGGGCACAGGTCGTTCACGCCCTCACGACCGTCAAGTCCCAACTGGAGATCCGGTTCGAGTCAACTTTCCAACTGGTCAATTCTCTCAAGGCGTTTCTTCAGGTCAATCCGGAAATGGACCAGGCGGAGTTCCAGAAGATTGTCGAGATTCTTCTTGCCGGCAGGAACGCTGTCCGGTCTTTGCAGCTTGCCAAAAACGACATTATTTCGCATGCATATCCGGCCGATGAAAGAGAACATGCCTTTGGTCGGGCGATTCCCCTGAGCGGTTCCGCAGCCCTTCGGGTCTCGGCCATTCGTGCCAAGGGGACCGGGCAGGTCCAGATACTGGTTTCGAATCCGCGCTCTCCCGACAGGAGTGAAGTTGTTGTGCTGACTCCGGTCCTGTTGTCGGAGGCCGATGGTTCTGCCCGGTACTGGGGGTTGATCAGCGTCACGCTGGACTCCGGCGCTTTTTATTTGGGCAGCGAGTTTGTTGCATTCGAGCCTGAAGTGATGCTGGCCTTGCGTAAACCGGAATCCTCGCCAGCCCGTGATCTGGTGCTGGCGGGCGACCCCGTGGTGTTCGACATGGACCCCATTGTCGAGGATATCCATTTCCCCTCCGGGCATTGGCAGTTGGCGGCGGCTCCCGGCACCGGCCGGACCTTTTCGCCCTATGGGGTCTACATCCTGACCTTCGGCGGCCTGCTCGTACTGTTGCTTCCCGCTTCGTTCTGGGCCGTGATGGTCATGATTCTCGGCCGTCTCAAGGATCGAGAACGCTATTACCAATTGATCCATAATGCCAAGTCCATCATCCTGCGCATCGACATGTCCGGTGAAATCGATTTTTGCAATGAATACGCCGAGGAATTCTACGGGTATGCGCCGGGCGAGTTGCTGGGAAAGCCCTTCGTGGGTACACTGATTCCCCGGAAAGATGCGGAAGGGCAGTCCATGCGCCGGTACCTGAACCGGTTGCTGAAAAATCCCCTGGATCATTCCTTTGACGAAACCATGAGCCTGCGCAAGAATGGTGAGATTGTCTGGGTGGCCTGGGCCAATGATTCGGTCCTGTCGCGGGATGGGGCCATGGTCGGGGTATTGTGCGTGGGCACGGACATAACGGACCGCAAGCTCATGGAGGAAACCCTGCGCCAGCGGGAGAAACAGTACCGTCTGCTGGCTGAGAACGTCACGGATATCATCTGGGGGGTGGACGCTGATTCCCGGTTCACCTACGTCAGCCCTTCCGACGAGGTCATTCGCGGCTTCAAGCGATATGATGTGCTGGGCAGGCCCATACAGGATTTTCTTTCAACGGGTTCCCGAACCCGTTTCAATGATGTCCTGACAGTGCTCAACGACCAGGTCGAACAAGGCGATTTCCATGCCTCAATCACGGAGGATATGGAGTTCCTCTGCGTGGACGGTTCTACTGTGTGGCTTGAATCCCGAGTGGGCGTGCTGCTCAATGACGAGGGGGACAGGATCGGTCTTCAGGGCGTGAGCCGCGACATTACGGACCGCAAGTTGGCCGAGACCCTGCGTGACGATATGGAACGGATGGCCAGGCATGACCTCAAAACGCCCCTTGGCGCAGTCGTGGGGTTGCCCGAGGAAATCCGCAGGATGGGCGGCTTGACGACCCCCCAGGCGGTCATGCTCGACACGATTGAAAAGGCCGGCGACACCATGCTCCACCTGATCAACCGGTCCCTGGATCTCTATAAAATGGAATGTGGCACGTATGTCCTGGAGAGAACGACCGTGGACGTGCTCCAGGTCATTGAGCGTATCAAGGTCGAGGCCCTGTCCCATATCCGGGAAAAGGGGATCAGCGTAGGCATTGAGGCAGGGAACGGGCAATTCTCCAAAGCCTTTCCGATCACCGTGGACAAGGAACTTTTCAAGTCGATGCTCTCGAACCTGATCCGCAACGCCCTGGAAGCTTCACCCGAATCCGGTTCCATTTCCATCCTTCTGGAGAAGGGCGAGAACGTGACCATCCGCATCCGCAATCAGGGAGAGGTGCCCTGGGTCGTGCGGGAAACCTTTTTCGACAAGTATTCCACGTCCAATCCGAGTCGGGGTTCCGGGTTGGGAACCTATTCCGCCCGGCTTATCGCCCGTACCCACGGCGGTGACATAACCCTGGACGCCGGTCACACCGGCGAGACCTGCGTGGTGGTTACCCTGCCTCTCCGAGGATGA
- a CDS encoding AraC family transcriptional regulator gives MTESCTEYAEIPGLDGVSVVRHAGMPPTGARHAHRSVCVGAVVAGVRHTDIAGVRHTTAAGQVMVIPPDAPHACSDSGTSEYIMISIPLSCFEEAGLDPADLAAAELISDDPARFGAVLRLANMARQPASRLERQAALLEVMEPLCTGSASMVALVPEQDRIAAVRRHLEECHADDVPLKVLAGMAGCSPCRLNRVFASVVGMPPHEYQIMQRVRRVKECIRNGKSLADSAVEAGFSDQSHMTRCFRKVMGMTPGVFAGGLAE, from the coding sequence ATGACCGAAAGCTGTACCGAATATGCCGAAATCCCCGGACTGGACGGCGTCAGCGTGGTCCGCCATGCAGGCATGCCGCCCACCGGGGCCCGTCATGCCCATCGATCCGTGTGTGTCGGCGCGGTGGTGGCCGGGGTCAGGCATACGGACATTGCCGGGGTCCGTCATACGACTGCGGCAGGGCAGGTCATGGTCATACCCCCGGATGCTCCGCATGCCTGTTCGGACAGCGGCACCAGTGAATACATCATGATCAGCATTCCCCTGAGCTGTTTCGAGGAGGCGGGTCTGGACCCTGCGGATCTGGCCGCGGCGGAATTGATATCGGACGATCCGGCCCGTTTCGGGGCAGTGCTCCGGTTGGCGAATATGGCCCGGCAACCGGCCTCACGGCTGGAACGGCAGGCAGCGCTTCTGGAGGTCATGGAGCCGCTCTGCACAGGGAGCGCGTCCATGGTTGCCCTGGTCCCGGAACAGGACAGGATAGCTGCGGTCCGCCGTCATCTGGAGGAATGCCATGCCGATGATGTGCCGCTCAAGGTCTTGGCCGGGATGGCCGGGTGCAGCCCATGCAGATTGAACCGGGTCTTTGCCTCGGTAGTGGGCATGCCGCCCCACGAGTATCAGATCATGCAGCGGGTGCGGCGGGTCAAGGAGTGCATCCGCAACGGGAAGAGCCTGGCTGACAGCGCAGTGGAGGCGGGTTTTTCCGATCAGAGCCACATGACCCGTTGTTTCCGGAAGGTCATGGGCATGACGCCCGGCGTCTTTGCCGGAGGGTTGGCGGAGTAG
- a CDS encoding cupin domain-containing protein — protein sequence MNIFTKFDTGIIAGPDAPRGAAGLEWNAHPAFAGVSLKHLITGHETEGRFSAHLVRLEPGAEIGDHVHETNWELHEVAEGSGQCFLDGKCIPYEPGVVAIMPESASHRVQAGENGLCLLAKFMPALL from the coding sequence ATGAATATCTTCACCAAGTTCGATACGGGAATCATTGCCGGGCCGGATGCGCCCAGGGGTGCGGCCGGTCTGGAATGGAATGCCCATCCTGCCTTTGCCGGGGTGTCGCTCAAGCATCTGATCACCGGGCATGAGACCGAAGGCCGGTTCAGCGCCCATCTGGTGCGCCTTGAACCCGGCGCGGAAATAGGCGACCATGTCCACGAAACCAATTGGGAGCTGCATGAGGTGGCCGAAGGGAGCGGACAGTGTTTCCTTGACGGCAAATGCATCCCCTATGAGCCCGGCGTGGTCGCCATCATGCCGGAGAGCGCGTCCCATCGGGTGCAGGCGGGCGAGAACGGCCTGTGTCTGCTGGCCAAATTCATGCCGGCGTTGCTCTGA
- a CDS encoding GrpB family protein has product METLEAKIERVLRDRIELLPYDPAWPERFEEEKRHLQGCLPEGLLVRIEHFGSTSLPGMTAKPVIDMLVEVTDLDMVRTEAVPILEAQGYDCFWRPQPEGCTPRHYPWSIKRDRDGRRTHHIHMTVRDSTLWEGLAFRDYLLGHPDAAARYGELKRDLAVRFPDDRVAYTEGKTDFVREILDTARKQG; this is encoded by the coding sequence GTGGAAACGTTGGAAGCAAAAATCGAGCGGGTGTTGCGGGATCGGATCGAGCTGTTGCCCTACGATCCTGCGTGGCCTGAGCGTTTCGAAGAGGAAAAGCGTCATTTGCAGGGCTGCCTACCGGAGGGGCTGCTGGTCCGTATAGAACATTTCGGCAGCACATCCCTGCCGGGAATGACCGCCAAGCCCGTGATCGACATGCTGGTGGAGGTGACCGACCTGGATATGGTCAGGACCGAAGCGGTACCCATCCTGGAAGCCCAGGGGTATGACTGTTTCTGGCGTCCTCAGCCCGAAGGATGCACCCCGCGGCACTATCCCTGGTCCATCAAGCGGGACCGTGACGGGCGGCGGACACACCACATCCATATGACCGTCCGGGACTCCACGCTGTGGGAAGGGCTCGCGTTCCGCGACTACCTTCTCGGCCATCCCGATGCCGCTGCCCGATATGGTGAGCTCAAGCGTGACCTGGCCGTGCGTTTCCCTGATGACCGGGTGGCCTATACCGAAGGCAAGACCGATTTTGTCAGGGAAATATTGGACACGGCCCGAAAACAGGGCTGA
- a CDS encoding HD domain-containing phosphohydrolase: MAPLKGQEDLLRIIRKISAGTYTDEIHHLTGPACSPEIQELAEAVSLMMVKIEAREERLEQLLEKIRRDTVNTVTSVVHALGARDSYTEGHGERVGVYARRLAQRLGLPSDEVERIRIAGTLHDIGKIGFSDRVFTCEDTPLSRDMIDEIHHHPEWGRDILKNLDFLGPALEYVYAHHELMDGSGYPRGLKGDEIPLGARILCVVDYFDAMTTDRPYQKGRPLSEAVDTLRSLAGSSLDPELVETFILEIETNGRIG, encoded by the coding sequence ATGGCTCCGCTCAAGGGTCAGGAAGATCTGCTGCGGATCATCCGCAAGATTTCCGCAGGCACGTACACCGACGAGATTCACCATCTGACCGGACCGGCCTGTTCCCCGGAAATCCAGGAACTGGCAGAGGCCGTGTCCCTGATGATGGTCAAGATCGAGGCCAGGGAGGAGCGGTTGGAGCAGCTTCTGGAAAAGATCCGGCGCGATACCGTGAACACGGTGACCTCGGTCGTTCATGCCTTGGGTGCGCGTGATTCCTACACCGAGGGCCACGGCGAGCGGGTGGGTGTCTATGCCCGGCGTCTGGCCCAACGCCTCGGTCTGCCCAGTGACGAGGTGGAACGCATCCGCATAGCCGGGACCCTGCACGACATCGGCAAGATCGGATTCAGCGATCGTGTCTTCACCTGCGAGGACACGCCGCTCAGCCGGGATATGATCGATGAGATACATCATCACCCGGAATGGGGCCGGGACATCCTCAAGAATCTCGACTTTCTCGGGCCGGCCCTGGAGTACGTCTACGCCCACCACGAGCTCATGGACGGTTCGGGTTATCCCCGCGGTCTCAAGGGGGACGAGATTCCCTTGGGTGCGCGCATCCTGTGCGTGGTGGATTACTTCGACGCCATGACCACGGACCGGCCCTACCAGAAGGGCAGGCCCCTGTCCGAAGCCGTTGACACCCTGCGCAGCCTGGCCGGATCATCCCTGGACCCTGAATTGGTGGAGACCTTCATCCTCGAGATCGAGACCAACGGCCGGATCGGGTGA
- a CDS encoding NmrA family NAD(P)-binding protein, giving the protein MSKIFIAGAAGNIGTALIDTLENTADIVAGVHSPAKAEMLAGKGVEARVFDFNDVDSMVRAMEGCDRMFLVIPMQEKLARFGRLAVDAAMKAGIGYIVRSSGYGASSDAHWRLGREQGMVDQFVEDSKIPYTILRPNTFMQNFSTVYAGMIKSGTIALPEEDYAVSYIDVRDIAACAARLLNDNDGFTNSFYALTGPRGLTLSEVADVIGQAAGINVKYVPIAEEQFLEGLDGAGVPEWNRNMLVSLSRVVKLGMMGNVTQAVQFLTGKGARTFDDFAAECSGVWR; this is encoded by the coding sequence ATGAGCAAGATTTTCATAGCAGGCGCTGCCGGAAACATCGGTACGGCCCTGATCGACACCCTGGAAAACACGGCCGACATTGTTGCCGGAGTCCACTCTCCGGCCAAGGCCGAGATGCTGGCGGGAAAGGGAGTGGAGGCGCGTGTCTTTGATTTCAACGACGTGGATTCCATGGTTCGGGCCATGGAAGGGTGCGACCGCATGTTCCTGGTTATTCCCATGCAGGAGAAGCTGGCCCGTTTCGGCCGGTTGGCCGTGGACGCGGCCATGAAAGCGGGCATCGGGTATATAGTGCGCTCCAGCGGCTACGGCGCGTCCTCGGACGCGCACTGGCGGCTTGGCCGGGAACAGGGCATGGTGGACCAGTTCGTGGAGGATTCCAAGATTCCTTACACCATTCTGCGCCCCAACACTTTCATGCAGAATTTTTCCACAGTCTATGCGGGCATGATCAAGTCAGGCACCATTGCCCTGCCCGAAGAGGACTATGCGGTCAGCTACATCGACGTGCGCGACATCGCAGCCTGCGCCGCCCGCCTGCTGAACGACAACGACGGTTTCACGAACAGTTTCTATGCCCTGACCGGCCCCAGGGGATTGACTCTTTCCGAAGTGGCGGACGTCATCGGACAGGCCGCCGGTATCAACGTGAAGTATGTCCCCATTGCCGAAGAGCAGTTTCTGGAAGGGCTTGATGGGGCCGGGGTGCCCGAATGGAACCGGAATATGTTGGTCAGCCTGAGCCGTGTGGTCAAGCTCGGCATGATGGGCAACGTGACCCAGGCCGTGCAATTCCTGACCGGAAAGGGTGCCAGGACATTTGACGATTTTGCCGCCGAATGCAGCGGGGTCTGGAGGTAA
- a CDS encoding hydantoinase/oxoprolinase family protein translates to MLLGIDVGGTHTDAVAIDTKNGVRVAASCKVPTRHKDLLSSVTEALETILKEVDQSSITQLNLSTTLSTNAIVQGKTEDVGVIVSSGPGIDPHNFMPCKDFHVIEGSIDHRGNEVRALSTRQLANAIETCRENGVRVFAAVSKFSTRNPRHENLIRRTLSSGPGRDSNEPADFVTLGHQLGGSLNFPRRVATAYFNCAVWRIYNDFATAVEKSLNDMGLAHVKVNILKADGGTMPLPQSRTMPVQSIFSGPAASVMGIIALTDIFHDSIILDIGGTTTDIAVFAEGAPLIEPEGINIGSHPTLVTALKVHSIGIGGDSAITVVGDEVRVGPNRIGPSVCLGGEHVTLTDALNHAGICSVGDTAASLSAIASFADKHSFSADKLAEAAIAHAADAIHDASRQLVAEINAKPVYTIHELIEGKKIVPKKIYLMGGPAQAMKMEIFSRFQISTEVPDNFDVANAIGAALTRTTWELELFADTQRHVLFIPTLSYRENVHTSYDQTDAEKDAVNQLTMQLDSMGVFLRTEDALITHSSSFNMVEGMEQVGKNIRVKCQVRPGVVKTFGKGR, encoded by the coding sequence ATGCTGCTTGGAATTGACGTGGGCGGTACCCATACGGATGCGGTCGCCATTGACACCAAAAACGGCGTTCGGGTGGCTGCTTCCTGCAAGGTTCCCACCCGGCACAAGGATCTGCTTTCTTCGGTCACCGAGGCGCTTGAAACCATCCTGAAAGAGGTGGACCAAAGCTCGATCACCCAACTCAACCTGTCCACCACCCTGTCCACCAATGCCATTGTCCAGGGCAAGACCGAAGATGTGGGCGTCATCGTCTCTTCCGGTCCAGGCATCGATCCGCACAATTTCATGCCGTGCAAGGACTTCCATGTCATCGAAGGATCCATCGACCACCGGGGAAACGAGGTCCGCGCCCTGTCCACCCGACAGCTTGCCAACGCCATTGAAACCTGCCGCGAAAACGGCGTGCGCGTGTTCGCGGCCGTGAGCAAGTTCTCCACACGCAACCCCCGGCACGAAAACCTCATCCGCCGCACCCTGTCCAGCGGCCCGGGCCGAGACTCAAACGAACCGGCCGATTTCGTGACCCTGGGCCATCAACTGGGCGGCTCCCTGAATTTCCCGCGCCGCGTTGCCACCGCATACTTCAACTGCGCTGTGTGGCGGATCTACAACGACTTTGCCACCGCCGTGGAAAAGTCCCTCAACGACATGGGGTTGGCCCACGTCAAGGTGAACATCCTCAAGGCCGACGGCGGCACCATGCCCCTGCCCCAGTCGCGCACCATGCCCGTGCAATCCATCTTTTCCGGTCCCGCCGCGTCGGTCATGGGCATCATCGCCCTGACGGACATCTTCCACGATTCGATCATCCTGGATATCGGCGGCACCACCACCGACATTGCGGTCTTTGCCGAGGGCGCACCGCTCATCGAACCCGAGGGCATCAACATCGGCTCCCACCCCACCCTGGTCACGGCACTCAAGGTGCATTCCATCGGCATCGGCGGGGATTCGGCCATCACCGTGGTCGGGGACGAGGTCCGCGTTGGCCCCAACCGGATCGGCCCGTCCGTGTGCCTGGGCGGCGAACACGTCACCCTGACCGACGCGCTGAATCATGCCGGGATTTGCTCCGTGGGCGACACTGCCGCCTCTCTATCCGCCATAGCCAGCTTTGCCGACAAGCATTCCTTCTCCGCCGACAAGCTGGCCGAGGCAGCCATAGCCCATGCAGCGGACGCCATCCATGACGCCTCCCGGCAACTGGTGGCTGAAATCAACGCCAAGCCGGTCTACACCATCCACGAACTGATCGAGGGAAAGAAGATCGTCCCCAAGAAGATCTACCTCATGGGCGGACCGGCCCAAGCCATGAAGATGGAAATCTTCAGCCGTTTCCAGATATCCACCGAGGTCCCGGACAACTTTGACGTGGCCAACGCCATCGGAGCGGCCCTGACCCGCACCACCTGGGAATTGGAATTGTTCGCCGACACCCAGCGCCATGTCCTGTTCATCCCCACCCTGTCCTACCGCGAAAACGTGCACACCAGCTACGACCAGACGGACGCGGAAAAGGACGCGGTCAACCAACTGACCATGCAGCTCGATTCCATGGGGGTTTTCCTTCGGACCGAGGACGCCCTGATAACCCACTCCTCCAGCTTCAACATGGTGGAAGGCATGGAGCAGGTGGGCAAGAACATCCGCGTGAAATGCCAGGTCAGACCCGGCGTCGTGAAGACCTTCGGAAAGGGACGCTAA
- a CDS encoding histone deacetylase — protein sequence MLKSKNTLGIIFFPAFDWAISPTHPERQERLLYTQDQLREEGIFDIEGVGEYKPDVAGIEDVERVHFCFPEVAAVATRSHLISAGGAMKAADLVMEGERDCAFAMVRPPGHHAMKVVHGSRGFCTINIEAVMIEHIREKYGRKKIAIVDTDCHHGDGTQDVYWHDPDTLFISLHQDGRTLYPGSGFPQELGGPNALGKTINIPLPPNTSDEGFLMAMERIVMPILDDFKPDLIINSAGQDNHFTDPITNMNFSARGYATMNEMLKPDIAVLEGGYSIQGALPYINLGICLAMAGVDYSHVREPNYNAEKIRQDTRTTAYIEELCKQLPKLYFNPPGFDPGGDRQQGVVSGDTFIRHKQVYYDTDGINEVQQETVTLCKKCRGLFKVETRADSGPLCLGVEIPIDACPACRNQGYHIVEEAQIKGTYRYIQMINRLDKEYLRYGF from the coding sequence ATGCTCAAATCGAAAAACACACTCGGCATCATATTTTTCCCGGCATTCGACTGGGCCATATCCCCCACCCACCCCGAACGGCAGGAGCGACTCCTCTACACCCAGGATCAACTGCGCGAAGAAGGCATCTTCGACATCGAAGGCGTGGGAGAATACAAGCCTGATGTTGCCGGTATCGAGGACGTGGAGCGGGTCCACTTCTGCTTCCCGGAAGTGGCGGCCGTGGCCACCCGGTCCCACCTCATCTCCGCAGGCGGGGCCATGAAAGCCGCTGATCTGGTCATGGAGGGCGAGCGCGACTGCGCCTTTGCCATGGTCCGCCCGCCCGGTCACCACGCCATGAAGGTGGTGCACGGCTCACGCGGATTCTGCACCATCAACATCGAAGCGGTCATGATCGAACACATCCGCGAAAAATACGGACGCAAGAAGATCGCCATCGTGGACACGGACTGCCACCACGGGGACGGCACCCAGGACGTCTACTGGCATGACCCGGACACCCTGTTCATCTCCCTGCACCAGGACGGCCGCACCCTCTATCCCGGCTCCGGCTTTCCCCAGGAACTGGGCGGTCCCAACGCCTTGGGCAAGACCATCAACATCCCGCTGCCGCCCAATACCTCGGACGAGGGGTTCCTCATGGCCATGGAACGCATCGTCATGCCCATCCTCGACGACTTCAAGCCGGACTTGATCATCAACTCCGCAGGCCAGGACAACCACTTCACCGACCCGATCACCAACATGAACTTCTCGGCCAGGGGCTACGCCACCATGAACGAGATGCTCAAACCGGACATCGCCGTGCTCGAAGGCGGCTATTCCATCCAGGGCGCCCTGCCCTACATCAACCTGGGCATCTGCCTGGCCATGGCCGGGGTGGACTATTCCCATGTCCGGGAACCCAACTACAATGCCGAAAAAATCCGCCAGGACACTCGGACCACTGCCTACATCGAAGAACTCTGCAAACAGCTCCCAAAGCTTTACTTCAACCCGCCCGGCTTCGACCCCGGCGGCGACCGCCAGCAGGGCGTCGTCTCCGGTGACACCTTCATCCGGCACAAACAGGTCTACTATGACACCGACGGCATCAACGAGGTGCAGCAGGAAACCGTCACGCTCTGCAAGAAATGCCGGGGCCTCTTCAAAGTGGAAACCCGCGCCGACTCCGGCCCGCTGTGCCTGGGCGTGGAAATCCCCATAGACGCCTGCCCGGCCTGCCGCAACCAGGGCTACCACATAGTGGAAGAAGCCCAGATCAAGGGAACCTACAGGTATATCCAAATGATAAACCGGCTGGACAAGGAATACCTGCGCTACGGATTTTAG
- the sppA gene encoding signal peptide peptidase SppA: protein MRSAGTHDRFSQRHPFLFGVMMIIMAVALIAGAMAFFRSVGLTPGSIAGSDKIGVVYVEEMILSSSKVVSFIQALKEDKSIKGVLLRVNSPGGAIAPSQEIYQAVKELNAVKPVVASYGSVAASGGYYCSVPARLIFANPGSITGSIGVMAEFVTVTEAMEKLGIKPEVLATGKYKAAGTPLRELSFEQREQMIGLMQDLHEQFVDHVAEARGMDRARIAAIADGRAVSGRQALALGLVDQIGSMSQAMDKLKELAEIEGRASLVEGPVEEKTLIQEILGSIKFDISSSLPGWSFSYK from the coding sequence ATGCGTTCGGCAGGAACTCACGACCGTTTCTCCCAACGCCACCCCTTCTTGTTTGGGGTGATGATGATCATAATGGCCGTGGCCCTCATTGCGGGGGCCATGGCCTTTTTCCGTTCCGTGGGACTGACTCCGGGGTCCATTGCCGGGTCCGACAAGATCGGTGTGGTCTATGTGGAGGAAATGATCCTCAGTTCCTCGAAGGTGGTCTCCTTCATTCAGGCCCTGAAAGAAGACAAGTCGATCAAGGGCGTGCTCCTGCGGGTGAACTCTCCCGGCGGGGCCATCGCGCCCTCCCAGGAAATCTATCAGGCCGTCAAGGAGCTGAACGCAGTCAAGCCCGTGGTGGCATCCTACGGGTCCGTGGCCGCCAGCGGCGGCTACTACTGTTCGGTCCCGGCACGGCTCATCTTTGCCAACCCCGGTTCCATCACCGGCTCCATCGGCGTCATGGCCGAATTCGTCACCGTGACCGAAGCCATGGAAAAACTCGGCATCAAGCCCGAAGTCCTGGCCACCGGCAAGTACAAGGCCGCCGGAACCCCCCTGCGCGAACTCTCCTTTGAGCAGCGCGAGCAGATGATCGGACTCATGCAGGACTTGCACGAACAGTTCGTGGATCATGTTGCCGAGGCCCGGGGCATGGACCGCGCGCGTATCGCCGCCATCGCGGACGGCCGCGCCGTGTCAGGCCGTCAGGCATTGGCTTTGGGACTCGTCGACCAGATAGGCTCCATGTCCCAGGCCATGGACAAGCTCAAGGAACTGGCTGAAATCGAAGGCAGGGCCTCTCTTGTCGAAGGTCCGGTCGAGGAAAAGACCCTCATCCAGGAAATCCTGGGCTCCATCAAATTCGATATCTCGTCCAGCCTGCCTGGCTGGTCCTTTTCTTACAAATAG